ATGTCTAGCCAAGATTCACAAGCTCAATAGCAGAGCCTACATAGCAATGTCCAGTTTATCAACATGCAGAGTACTACTTGTGTgagcttttaaaaatgtctaGTGCTGGGTAATTTTGTAACAATTTGTGATTGCTCCAGAATTCAGGATGCAAATCTTTATTCTAATCTTTTGGTTGACATAGCAGTTTCACCTACACATTACATAGACATCAAAAAGGACAGGAAGCCATGTTGTCTCATTAAGAACATTTCAGTTTGACAAGGACCTAAATGTCAAAACAGTGTTCTGCAGAACTCAAATGCTTGCACACTCTCTTGCATCACTTTGGTTCGTCCTAATAACATTTACACATACATAAATCACTAGCATTGCATCCATAATAATGTGATTTTCAACATGCACTTTTGAGCATGTAAGGTGCAACTAGTACTTGTTTTTTATACTCTTATAGAATAACTTTCTTTTTACTCTATAATGAAGGGCTGAAGATGACAAAGCACATGAGGGAGAATCTATTCTATGTGATTTAATTGCACTGTTACACTTGGGAGTGAAAACCTAAAACTGAGAATACATAGGAACACATTCCTTTACATGAAGCAATCctctgctggaaaacaaaacaaaaaaagagttaAGACACTGGGAACCTCGAGGCCACTTGATCTTAAGTGAGTAGTTCTGAATGGAGAATCAATACAAAGTCATCTTTCCTTTAGGTacattgtttgtttttcattctaGGTTTTCAACTGATTTGGCTGACGGGGGAAGGCTTCGCGCGAGCTTTTCCTTCCAAGCAGACGCCTGCACGTCCAGCAGGAGATCAGTCCAAACACTCAGGCCTCGTACTTCAAAGCCCCCATCCTGGGCTTTCAGGTCTCTGAGCTGCGCCAGCACAGCGCTGCGTAGAGGCTCCGGCCCTTGGCAGAGGCAGCCGACACGCTCCCTCACCTCCTGCCAAGGCGCCGCCGCGCCTTCTTCTAGGCCGCCGGCCCCCCACTCCCCGCGCAGCGGGTCGTATCGGAGCCGGCTCCCCCAGGCCTCCAAGAGGCTCAAGTAAGGGGCGCGCAGCTCAGGGTGGCGGCTGCAAAGCGAGGCCGCCCACGAGGCCGGCAGCAGGCGGAAGAAGGCGGCCAGGCGAGGCTGCTGTTGCTCCCTCAGCAGCCAAGGGAGCAGCGCCGCCCTGGCTTCCGCTTCGCCGCCGGGCTCCAGCAGCGCCGCCGCCACGGCCCTGTGCAGCGCGGGGCCGCAGGGCAGCTGCTCCAGGAGGGCGCCCTCCTCGCCGCCCTCCTCCTGCAGCCGCGCCAGCAGCAGCTGCCCCTGGACTCTGACCGGAGGGGCCTcgtgaggaggagaagaaggaggcgCCGAAGGGAGGAGGAGCTGGGCGGCCGCCTTTCGCCTCGCCAGGCGGTGGGCGCGGAGCTCCTCGTCCTCGCCGTGCAGGAGGGCGCGCAGGAGGGCGCGGCAGGCGTCGGAGGGCAGCGCGCGGTTCTCCAGCAGCGCCAGGCCCAGCAGCTCCGGGCAGCGCTTCAAGTGGCCGAGGCCGAGCGGCGCTCCCCGGCTGCGCAGGCGCCGCTCCACAGAGGCCCAGATGCCGCGCTCGGGCGGGAGGCgggcatgcagcccctggaagaAGCGGCCCCAGCTCAGGGCCCGGCGCACGGCCGCCGCGTCCCAGCCTCGCACCAGGCCCGAGCGCGACGCCGCCAAGAGGCTGGGTAGCAGCTCGGCTTGAGAGAGGAGCGTCTCCATGGCGACGGGCCCAGCCGGGGAAACAGCAGATACTCTTGCCTTCTTTCCTTGGCGCCGCCGGTTTGAACGGTGGAGAAGCCCGCCTTCACGTTCGTGAGGCTAGCCAATCAGAAAGCAACTCTTCCCTGGATTGCTATTTGGCGTTGGAAACGCCACTCTTTCTGTTTAAAGCAGGGTTGCCGCGCctctttctctgctcagtaacttttgatcacaggacaattctgtctttttttctttttttaaggacctGCGAAGGCTGCAGGTCAGGTGGCGGAGACCAGATGTTCCAGGACGGCACAAAGCTAGAGGGATGTTGTGCAAGAGCTAGATTATTTGAGCATCGTTCCAGTAAATCTCCTCTGTCCCTACAGAATCCATGTAGAAGGACCTGCTGTCAGAGCCCCATTTGAACTACCGTTGAGTTTCTGGTTTGTCTACCTGGCTCAGAAAACGAGGTGAACAGTCACTGCATCCCCGAATAGTGCACTTGAAAACTAACCCCAAATTGCGGAGGAGACAGCTACTGACTGTGGACGACCTGCTGttagattttaataataataataaggatcaAAGAGCCACTCGTTCAGATTAGCCCTTACATTATTCACCAGCAAGCCTTACTGATGGTCCTCTGAACAAGTTTGTGTGTGGCACATACTCAATGTCAACTTTTCACAAagttctcccccctccaccttcCCCTAAAACTGCCAGGTCAGTGGTATACACTGTGTTTATCATGTGTGCTCCAAGTAGCCACATGTTTATTGAGATGgacagcagtggtgtagcatcaTTTTATGTGCCTTACAACAtgaagattaaaggtaaaggtaaaggtacccttgcccgaacaggccagtcttgccagactctagggttgtgcgctcatctcactctataggccgggagccagcactgtccgcagacacttcctggtcacgtggccagcgtgacaagctgcatctggcaagccagcgcagcacatggaacgccgtttaccttcccgctagtaagcggtccctatttatctactcgcacccgggggtgctttcgaactgctagattggcatgAACATGAAGATTAACATACAGTAATTAAAATAGTAGTcatgaacaaaaaataaaacacattaaaaagtacACACAAAAATTAAACAGAGTGTTGGTGCGAGTTGTAATCCaggaagatctggagggccatgggtgtagccagggggggcagctgccccccaatcaagtaaataaataaaaaatacaactaaGTGAGGTTCTGCCTTCCCTAACATGAAGCCTGGCTATGCCcctgtgga
The nucleotide sequence above comes from Podarcis raffonei isolate rPodRaf1 chromosome 1, rPodRaf1.pri, whole genome shotgun sequence. Encoded proteins:
- the FANCF gene encoding Fanconi anemia group F protein, translated to METLLSQAELLPSLLAASRSGLVRGWDAAAVRRALSWGRFFQGLHARLPPERGIWASVERRLRSRGAPLGLGHLKRCPELLGLALLENRALPSDACRALLRALLHGEDEELRAHRLARRKAAAQLLLPSAPPSSPPHEAPPVRVQGQLLLARLQEEGGEEGALLEQLPCGPALHRAVAAALLEPGGEAEARAALLPWLLREQQQPRLAAFFRLLPASWAASLCSRHPELRAPYLSLLEAWGSRLRYDPLRGEWGAGGLEEGAAAPWQEVRERVGCLCQGPEPLRSAVLAQLRDLKAQDGGFEVRGLSVWTDLLLDVQASAWKEKLARSLPPSAKSVENLE